A region of Rhodamnia argentea isolate NSW1041297 chromosome 9, ASM2092103v1, whole genome shotgun sequence DNA encodes the following proteins:
- the LOC115729161 gene encoding 2-succinylbenzoate--CoA ligase, chloroplastic/peroxisomal — translation MGHFSEPHICQCLSRIATARRASAVTVAGGRQMTGPQFVEAVLRLAHALLRLGLKPGDVVAISAYNSDCYLEWLLAVAFVGGIVAPLNYRWSANEARSAMLAVNPVMLVTDTSCISWYSELHRDGTPSLKWHVFLDSLSLPFPRNGKCLSFHVLVSTMGMLDLHMITPPSPFSTADYVWARDGAVIICFTSGTTGKPKGVAIGHSALFIQSMAKIAICGYSENDVYLHTAPLCHIGGLSSAMAMLMAGACHVLIPKFEAKSAIEVIEKQDVTALITVPAMVADLISFLREKGPWKGKDCVKKILNGGGSLSMDLIKEAGNFFPRAKILSAYGMTETCSSLTFITLYSPHFSFSSQPLHFHVGTDLSSIQRPRGICVGKPAPHVELRTDGDDSMGIGKILTRGPHLMIGYWDQVRSSVCNIHSWFDTGDVGFIDGQGQVWLIGRESGRIKTGGENVYPEEVEAILFQHPGVAGIVIVGIPDARLTEMVVGCIRVKENWLWSDKSHELGAEKQECLLSDEILRQYCRDRNLTGFKIPKIFIPWKKPFPTTTTGKIRRDVVCQEVVSHVRCIRSNL, via the exons ATGGGCCATTTCTCGGAGCCACATATATGCCAGTGCTTGAGCCGCATAGCCACCGCGAGGCGGGCTTCCGCGGTCACCGTCGCCGGCGGCCGCCAAATGACCGGACCCCAGTTCGTAGAAGCCGTTTTAAGGCTTGCTCATGCTCTGCTTCGGCTTGGCCTGAAGCCCGGTGACGTCGTCGCAATCTCTGCATATAACAG TGACTGCTACTTGGAGTGGTTACTTGCTGTTGCATTCGTTGGAGGGATCGTTGCTCCTCTAAACTACAGATGG AGTGCAAATGAAGCTAGATCGGCCATGTTAGCTGTAAACCCTGTGATGTTGGTAACAGATACGAGTTGTATCAGTTGGTATTCTGAGCTCCACAGGGATGGTACACCTTCTCTAAAATGGCATGTTTTCTTGGACTCTCTTTCTTTGCCATTTCCAAGAAATGGGAAATG CCTTTCTTTTCATGTGCTAGTTTCAACTATGGGCATGCTGGATCTGCATATGATAACTCCTCCAAGTCCCTTTTCAACTGCTGACTACGTTTGGGCTCGTGATGGTGCCGTTATAATATGCTTCACCTCTG GTACTACTGGGAAGCCAAAAGGAGTTGCCATAGGCCATTCAGCTTTGTTCATACAATCTATGGCAAAAATAGCCATATGTGGTTACAGTGAGAATGAC GTTTATTTGCATACTGCTCCTTTGTGCCACATTGGTGGTCTCTCATCAGCCATGGCAATGTTAATGGCTGGAGCTTGCCATGTCTTAATACCCAAGTTTGAAGCTAAATCAGCCATTGAGGTTATAGAGAAACAGGATGTCACCGCTTTGATCACTGTTCCGGCCATGGTCGCTGATCTAATATCCTTTCTCAG GGAGAAAGGACCGTGGAAAGGAAAAGACTGCGTGAAAAAGATATTAAATGGTGGCGGAAGTTTGTCAATGGATCTCATCAAAGAAGCTGGCAACTTCTTCCCAAGAGCTAAGATTCTCTCGGCATATG GAATGACAGAGACTTGTTCTTCACTAACGTTCATAACTCTGTATAGCCCACATTTCTCGTTTTCCTCCCAGCCCCTTCATTTTCATGTTGGAACAGATCTCAGTTCCATTCAAAGACCACGAGGCATTTGTGTTGGCAAACCTGCTCCACATGTTGAATTGAGGACAGATGGTGATGATTCAATGGGCATTGGGAAAATTCTAACCAGAGGCCCTCATTTGATGATTGGATACTGGGATCAAGTTCGGTCATCAGTCTGTAACATTCATTCATGGTTTGACACGGGTGATGTTGGTTTCATCGATGGGCAGGGTCAGGTGTGGCTCATTGGTCGAGAAAGTGGTCGGATCAAGACTGGGGGAGAAAATGTTTACCCTGAAGAG GTAGAGGCAATACTGTTCCAACATCCTGGAGTCGCTGGAATCGTCATAGTGGGAATCCCTGATGCACGCCTGACTGAGATGGTTGTTGGGTGTATTCGTGTGAAAGAGAACTGGCTTTGGTCTGATAAAAGCCATGAACTTGGAGCCGAAAAACAAGAATGTCTGTTGTCTGATGAAATTCTTCGACAATACTGCAGAGATAGGAACTTAACAGG GTTTAAGATaccaaaaattttcattccTTGGAAGAAGCCTTTCCCAACAACTACTACAGGAAAAATACGAAGGGATGTAGTTTGCCAGGAAGTTGTTTCTCATGTTCGGTGCATCCGAAGCAATTTATGA